In the Leptotrichia sp. oral taxon 212 genome, one interval contains:
- a CDS encoding peptidylprolyl isomerase: MKKLTVLLGILMIMIFSIGNAKMTKEEKKFKRAMKKFEMEAVIKTTKGDISVYLYPEAAPTNVANFVFLAKNNFYNGLTFHRVIQNVLIQGGDPLGNGTGGTGYTVNDEISDWLSFENAGMLAMANSGENTNSSQFFLTISPLSQLDGKHTIIGETKSRQDLSVVRVIRPEDKILSIEIKGRKIDDFLNYFAYETAQWEAAMKAAQQQ, encoded by the coding sequence ATGAAGAAATTAACAGTATTACTAGGAATTTTGATGATTATGATTTTTAGTATCGGAAATGCTAAAATGACAAAAGAAGAAAAGAAATTTAAAAGAGCCATGAAAAAATTTGAGATGGAAGCAGTAATTAAAACAACAAAAGGAGATATATCAGTATATCTGTATCCTGAAGCTGCGCCGACAAATGTTGCAAACTTTGTATTTTTAGCTAAAAATAATTTTTACAATGGACTTACTTTTCACAGGGTTATACAAAATGTTCTTATACAGGGAGGAGATCCCCTTGGAAATGGAACCGGAGGAACAGGATATACAGTTAATGATGAAATTTCAGATTGGCTGAGTTTTGAAAATGCAGGAATGCTTGCTATGGCAAATAGTGGAGAAAACACAAACAGCAGTCAGTTTTTCTTAACAATATCTCCTCTTTCACAGCTGGATGGTAAACATACAATTATAGGAGAAACAAAATCCAGACAGGATTTAAGTGTTGTAAGAGTAATAAGACCGGAAGATAAAATATTGAGTATTGAAATCAAAGGCAGAAAAATAGATGATTTCTTAAATTATTTTGCTTATGAAACTGCTCAATGGGAGGCTGCAATGAAAGCTGCACAGCAGCAATAA
- a CDS encoding ABC transporter permease yields MNMKIYKAMLSNSIQRILIYRTTSILIVVFGLLFYFIEMFSGTVYFSYTDNILGWTKWDYFSLITTATIIRYGYTFFFIWGSDLSYTIVQGKLDYTLLRPLNSFWYYAFYMADFPSLINVILGIIVQGWIISRQHVGFFQVIMYILFVIIGIWFHFLMFNFSNMISFWVDKADQILWIPETLSEISSQPASIYPKWIRCFLMWLLPILTSFNLPIDIIRGKVNMVNMLWYVGLVAVFTIANYRIWHAGLKKYQSSN; encoded by the coding sequence AGAGGATTTTGATTTACAGAACTACATCTATTCTGATTGTAGTATTTGGCTTACTTTTCTATTTTATAGAGATGTTTTCAGGAACGGTTTATTTTAGCTATACAGACAATATACTTGGGTGGACAAAATGGGATTATTTCAGTCTTATAACAACAGCCACGATAATTCGGTATGGCTATACTTTCTTTTTTATATGGGGAAGTGACCTGTCTTATACCATAGTTCAGGGGAAATTAGACTATACTTTATTACGTCCATTAAATTCCTTCTGGTATTATGCATTTTATATGGCAGATTTTCCAAGTCTTATAAATGTAATACTTGGAATTATAGTTCAGGGATGGATTATTTCCAGACAGCATGTAGGATTTTTTCAGGTAATAATGTATATTCTATTTGTAATTATTGGGATATGGTTTCACTTTTTAATGTTTAATTTTTCAAATATGATTTCTTTCTGGGTGGATAAGGCTGATCAAATTTTATGGATTCCTGAAACTTTATCAGAAATATCTTCACAGCCAGCGTCCATTTATCCAAAATGGATAAGATGTTTTCTTATGTGGCTACTTCCAATATTGACTTCCTTTAATCTTCCGATAGATATTATAAGAGGGAAGGTAAATATGGTAAATATGTTATGGTATGTAGGTCTTGTTGCTGTATTTACAATAGCTAATTATAGGATATGGCATGCAGGACTTAAGAAATATCAGTCTAGTAACTAG